One Streptomyces sp. NBC_01217 genomic region harbors:
- a CDS encoding lactate utilization protein B yields the protein MSSTFLGMPATPPRSPYGTGNLRGDRKFPAAAHDELRNEQLRRNLGRATHTIRAKRLNVTGELPDWEELRDAGSAIKTDTMNRLPELLEQLERNVTERGGTVHWARDGVEANEIVARLVKATGSSDVIKVKSMATQETGLNEHLESVGITPYETDLAELIVQLAHDKPSHILVPAIHRNRDEIRQIFLKEIPGVDPGLDNVPAHLAAAARAYLREKFMTTKVAVSGANFGIAETGTLAVVESEGNGRMCLTMPDTLITLMGIEKVLPRYQDLEVFLQLLPRSSTGERMNPYTSMWTGVTPGDGPQDFHLILLDNGRTAALADRIGREALNCIRCSACLNVCPVYERAGGHAYGSTYPGPIGAVLTPQLAGMHAAKDDPNSSLPYASSLCGACFDACPVKIDIPSLLVELRHQHTEQSGTTAEKLAMKAAAGVMKRPKLFTAAQKGAALGRVIAGRDGKISHLPPPFNGWSDSRDTAAPPKQTFRSWLASAEGAATMRAAAEEYDKNQQKEEEK from the coding sequence ATGAGCAGCACCTTCCTCGGCATGCCCGCGACCCCGCCCCGTTCCCCGTACGGAACGGGCAATCTGCGCGGCGACCGGAAGTTCCCCGCGGCCGCCCACGACGAACTGCGCAACGAGCAATTGCGCCGCAACCTCGGCAGGGCCACCCACACGATCCGCGCCAAACGCCTGAACGTCACCGGTGAACTGCCCGACTGGGAGGAACTGCGCGACGCCGGCTCGGCCATCAAGACCGACACCATGAACCGGCTCCCCGAACTCCTGGAACAGCTGGAGCGCAACGTCACCGAGCGCGGCGGCACCGTTCACTGGGCGCGTGACGGAGTCGAGGCCAACGAGATCGTCGCCCGGCTGGTCAAGGCGACAGGCAGCAGCGACGTCATCAAGGTCAAGTCCATGGCCACCCAGGAGACCGGCCTCAACGAGCACCTCGAATCGGTCGGCATCACCCCGTACGAGACGGACCTCGCCGAACTGATCGTCCAGCTCGCGCACGACAAGCCGTCGCACATCCTGGTGCCCGCGATCCACCGCAACCGCGACGAGATCCGGCAGATCTTCCTCAAGGAGATCCCGGGCGTCGACCCGGGCCTGGACAACGTACCCGCGCATCTGGCCGCCGCGGCCCGCGCCTATCTGCGCGAGAAGTTCATGACGACCAAGGTGGCGGTCTCCGGCGCCAACTTCGGGATCGCCGAGACCGGCACTCTCGCCGTCGTCGAGTCCGAGGGCAACGGCCGCATGTGCCTCACGATGCCCGACACGCTGATCACCCTCATGGGCATCGAGAAGGTGCTGCCGCGCTATCAGGACCTTGAAGTGTTCCTGCAGTTGCTGCCGCGCTCCTCGACCGGCGAGCGGATGAACCCGTACACCTCGATGTGGACCGGGGTGACGCCCGGCGACGGACCGCAGGACTTCCATCTGATCCTGCTCGACAACGGACGCACCGCCGCGCTCGCCGACCGGATCGGCCGCGAGGCCCTCAACTGCATCCGCTGCTCGGCCTGTCTCAACGTCTGCCCGGTGTACGAGCGGGCGGGCGGCCATGCCTACGGATCGACGTACCCCGGACCGATCGGCGCCGTCCTCACCCCGCAGCTCGCCGGGATGCACGCGGCCAAGGACGACCCCAACAGCTCGCTGCCGTACGCCTCCAGTCTCTGCGGCGCCTGCTTCGACGCCTGCCCGGTCAAGATCGACATTCCGTCGCTGCTGGTCGAGCTGCGCCACCAGCACACCGAACAGTCCGGTACGACGGCGGAGAAGCTGGCCATGAAGGCCGCGGCCGGCGTCATGAAGCGGCCGAAGCTGTTCACAGCCGCGCAGAAGGGGGCGGCGCTCGGCCGCGTCATCGCCGGACGGGACGGGAAGATCTCGCATCTGCCGCCGCCCTTCAACGGCTGGAGCGACAGCCGCGACACCGCCGCCCCGCCGAAGCAGACCTTCCGCTCCTGGCTGGCATCGGCCGAGGGCGCCGCGACGATGCGGGCCGCCGCGGAGGAGTACGACAAGAATCAGCAGAAGGAGGAGGAGAAGTGA
- a CDS encoding DUF2264 domain-containing protein: MTAPHLHSSLELPAEDRALSPHTGCTRAHWEAAADGMLKAARQWATPGGALLDLPGRPSASGVRSDGLEGYARTFLAAAFRVAGADGKDPHGWLDRYADGLAAGTRTPGRDDAESWPLIRDHTVFGQPMVESASVAIGLRLTRPWLWDRLDAGVQDRAEEWLRGALRHTPAPNNWYLFPYSVAAFLESVGRGDAETARAKERALDLLEGWYRGQGWYSDGDGRAFDHYNGWALHLYPVLDAHLSGDAGLSAHYGARLREHLEGFSLLFGGDGAPIHFGRSLTYRFAAASSVALGAVTGHTPLTPGASRRVISGSLRYFLDRGATGTDGLLSLGWHGPHEATLQNYSAPASPYWASKAFVSLLAPDSHPLWTATEEPAPSEGPDRVLALPAPGLLVHSTRADGIVRLHNHGSDHVRPHEGESGVQDDPLYSRQSYSTVTGPTSRANAADNHLAVVVAGARSGRRAIRPLGAGGGDGWGWAASWHRPVFTSGAPMVPGMRVESVTVVRGRYELRVHRVLGAPAGARVEQTGWATGRDDTVVSALHGLHGWESRDEVRAPQGTAYTPWAVVPRLSAAAEGAVVLVALASLTAEPGAAPLDATVSRVTVDGDAVEVRWAEDATTTRIGFGPLTVEHG; the protein is encoded by the coding sequence ATGACCGCACCCCATCTGCACTCATCCCTCGAACTCCCCGCCGAAGACCGGGCGTTGAGCCCGCACACCGGCTGCACCCGGGCGCACTGGGAGGCCGCGGCGGACGGCATGCTCAAGGCCGCCCGGCAGTGGGCCACTCCGGGCGGCGCACTGCTCGATCTGCCGGGCCGGCCGTCCGCGTCCGGGGTGCGCTCCGACGGTCTGGAGGGGTACGCGCGCACGTTCCTGGCCGCCGCCTTCCGGGTGGCGGGCGCGGACGGCAAGGACCCGCACGGCTGGCTCGACCGGTACGCCGACGGGCTCGCGGCCGGTACCCGTACCCCCGGCCGGGACGATGCCGAGTCCTGGCCGCTGATCCGCGACCACACCGTCTTCGGCCAGCCCATGGTCGAGTCCGCGTCCGTCGCCATCGGTCTGCGGCTGACCCGGCCGTGGCTGTGGGACCGGCTGGACGCCGGGGTGCAGGACCGTGCCGAGGAGTGGCTGCGCGGCGCGCTGCGGCACACCCCCGCCCCCAACAACTGGTACCTGTTCCCCTACTCCGTGGCCGCGTTCCTCGAATCCGTGGGCCGGGGCGACGCGGAGACCGCCCGTGCGAAGGAGCGCGCCCTCGACCTGTTGGAGGGCTGGTACCGCGGACAGGGCTGGTACTCGGACGGCGACGGCCGCGCCTTCGACCACTACAACGGCTGGGCACTGCACCTCTACCCCGTGCTGGACGCGCATCTGTCGGGCGACGCCGGGCTGTCCGCGCACTACGGCGCCCGGCTGCGCGAACATCTGGAGGGCTTCTCGCTGCTCTTCGGCGGCGACGGCGCGCCGATCCACTTCGGCCGCTCGCTGACCTACCGTTTCGCGGCCGCGTCGTCGGTCGCGCTCGGCGCCGTCACCGGGCACACCCCGCTCACACCGGGCGCCTCGCGCCGGGTGATCAGCGGATCGCTGCGCTACTTCCTGGACCGCGGTGCGACCGGTACGGACGGGCTGCTGAGCCTGGGCTGGCACGGCCCGCACGAGGCCACGCTGCAGAACTACTCGGCGCCCGCATCGCCGTACTGGGCGTCCAAAGCCTTCGTCTCGCTGCTCGCCCCCGACAGCCATCCACTGTGGACGGCGACCGAGGAGCCCGCGCCGAGCGAGGGGCCCGACCGGGTGCTCGCACTGCCCGCGCCGGGACTGCTCGTCCACTCCACCCGGGCGGACGGGATCGTACGGCTGCACAACCACGGCAGCGACCATGTCCGCCCGCACGAGGGCGAGTCGGGTGTGCAGGACGATCCGCTGTACAGCCGTCAGTCGTACTCCACGGTGACCGGCCCCACGTCGAGGGCGAACGCGGCGGACAACCATCTGGCCGTGGTCGTCGCCGGTGCGCGCAGCGGCCGCCGTGCCATTCGCCCGCTGGGTGCCGGCGGGGGCGACGGCTGGGGCTGGGCGGCCTCCTGGCACCGCCCGGTGTTCACGTCCGGTGCGCCGATGGTTCCGGGGATGCGGGTGGAGAGCGTGACCGTGGTCCGGGGCCGGTACGAGCTGCGGGTGCACCGGGTGCTCGGCGCACCGGCCGGGGCACGGGTCGAGCAGACGGGCTGGGCGACCGGCCGCGACGACACGGTGGTCTCCGCGCTGCACGGTCTGCACGGCTGGGAGTCGCGGGACGAGGTACGGGCTCCGCAGGGCACGGCGTACACCCCTTGGGCGGTGGTGCCCCGGCTGTCCGCGGCCGCTGAGGGCGCGGTGGTGCTGGTGGCGCTCGCCTCGCTGACCGCGGAGCCCGGCGCGGCGCCGCTCGACGCGACGGTGAGCAGGGTGACGGTGGATGGGGACGCGGTGGAGGTCCGCTGGGCGGAGGATGCGACGACGACGCGGATCGGTTTCGGGCCGCTGACCGTCGAGCACGGCTGA
- a CDS encoding (Fe-S)-binding protein gives MRIGLFATCLGDTLFPEAVKSTAVLLARLGHDVVFPPGQTCCGQMHVNTGYQREPVPLVRNFAEQFGDASIDAVVMPSGSCAGSVRHQHEIVAERYGDAALRAGVATVKAKTYELSEFLVDVLDVSDVGAYFPHRVTYHPTCHSLRMLRVGEKPLRLLRAVDSIDLVELPEADSCCGFGGTFAVKNAETSTAMLQDKMRNIATTGADVCTAGDSSCLMHIGGGLSRISSGTRTLHLAQILSSTRTSPYVPTEAVR, from the coding sequence ATGCGCATCGGACTCTTCGCCACCTGTCTGGGAGACACGCTCTTCCCCGAGGCGGTGAAGTCGACCGCGGTCCTGCTCGCCCGCCTGGGGCATGACGTGGTGTTCCCGCCGGGGCAGACCTGCTGCGGGCAGATGCACGTCAACACCGGCTATCAGCGCGAACCCGTGCCCCTGGTGCGCAATTTCGCCGAGCAGTTCGGTGACGCGTCGATCGACGCCGTCGTCATGCCGTCCGGATCGTGCGCGGGCTCGGTGCGCCACCAGCACGAGATCGTGGCCGAGCGGTACGGGGACGCGGCGCTGCGCGCGGGCGTCGCCACGGTCAAGGCCAAGACGTACGAGCTGTCGGAGTTCCTCGTCGACGTCCTGGACGTCAGCGACGTCGGCGCGTACTTCCCGCACCGGGTGACATACCACCCCACCTGCCACTCCCTGCGCATGCTCAGGGTCGGCGAGAAGCCCCTGAGGCTGCTCCGTGCCGTCGACTCCATCGATCTCGTCGAGCTTCCCGAGGCCGACTCGTGCTGCGGATTCGGCGGCACCTTCGCCGTCAAGAACGCCGAGACGTCGACGGCGATGCTCCAGGACAAGATGCGCAACATCGCCACCACCGGAGCCGATGTCTGCACCGCGGGCGACTCGTCCTGCCTGATGCACATCGGCGGCGGACTCTCCCGTATCTCCTCGGGCACCCGCACCCTGCACCTCGCGCAGATCCTCTCCTCCACCCGCACCTCGCCGTACGTCCCGACGGAGGCCGTCCGATGA
- a CDS encoding LutC/YkgG family protein — MTTARETVLGRVRDALALAPTPDTAVPRDYRTGRTLPDDERLALFTDRLIDYKARVHTCTADRTAQTVAEVLREHGAQRIGVPAGLDTAWLTAYDGEIQPDSAAIPAPRLDALDGVVTASAVSCAETGTIFLDGSPDQGRRALSLVPDLHVCVVDLSTVEAGVPEAVARLVPQRPTTLISGPSATSDIELERVEGVHGPRTLVVVIRTDV, encoded by the coding sequence GTGACGACCGCTCGCGAAACCGTGCTGGGCAGGGTCAGGGACGCCCTGGCCCTCGCACCCACCCCCGACACGGCCGTTCCGCGTGACTACCGCACCGGCCGCACCCTCCCCGACGACGAGCGCCTCGCTCTCTTCACCGACCGGCTCATCGACTACAAGGCCCGTGTGCACACCTGCACCGCCGACCGCACGGCACAGACCGTTGCCGAGGTCCTGCGGGAGCACGGGGCACAGCGAATCGGTGTGCCGGCCGGACTCGATACGGCCTGGCTCACCGCGTACGACGGCGAGATCCAGCCGGACTCCGCCGCCATCCCGGCTCCCCGGCTCGATGCCCTGGACGGGGTCGTCACCGCCTCGGCCGTCAGCTGCGCCGAGACGGGCACGATCTTCCTGGACGGCTCGCCCGACCAGGGGAGGCGGGCGCTGTCCCTCGTCCCCGATCTGCATGTGTGTGTCGTCGATCTGTCGACGGTCGAGGCCGGGGTTCCGGAGGCGGTGGCCCGGCTGGTGCCCCAGCGGCCGACGACCCTGATCAGCGGTCCCTCGGCCACCTCCGACATCGAGCTGGAACGGGTGGAGGGCGTGCACGGTCCGCGCACGCTGGTGGTGGTGATCCGGACGGACGTGTAG
- a CDS encoding hydroxyacid dehydrogenase, producing the protein MPSTAPTAHVIRNRPRAAVAMKPDAAAALLDARSLAALAEVCDVAPLPVLDDFTTDRARAVLADAEILVTGWGCPPLDGAALDSAPRLRAVVHTAGSIRGHITEACWERGIEVSSAAAANALPVAEYTVAMILLSGKRVLERARDYRTERRRDNWLATPAQVGNYGRTVGILSASLIGRRVIELLRPYDLPVLLHDPYVSASEAAALGVRPVGLGELFAHSDVVSVHTPLLPATRGLVSRELLMAMRPDGVLINTSRGAVVDQDALVDVLRRDRIRAVLDVTEPDTLPPAHPLWECDNVTLTPHLAGSQGNEWRRLVDLAVGEADRWAAGDGFAHPVRRERLAFLA; encoded by the coding sequence ATGCCCAGCACCGCCCCCACCGCCCATGTCATCCGAAACCGGCCACGCGCCGCCGTCGCCATGAAACCGGACGCCGCGGCCGCCCTCCTCGACGCCCGGTCCCTGGCCGCGCTCGCCGAGGTCTGCGACGTCGCTCCCCTGCCCGTCCTCGACGACTTCACCACCGACCGGGCCCGCGCCGTGCTGGCGGACGCCGAGATCCTGGTCACCGGCTGGGGTTGTCCACCGCTCGACGGGGCGGCCCTGGACTCGGCGCCGCGGCTGCGCGCCGTCGTCCACACCGCGGGCTCCATCCGCGGGCACATCACCGAGGCCTGCTGGGAGCGCGGCATCGAGGTGTCGTCCGCGGCCGCCGCCAACGCGCTGCCGGTGGCGGAGTACACCGTCGCGATGATCCTGCTCTCCGGCAAGCGGGTCCTGGAACGGGCCCGCGACTACCGGACAGAACGCCGCCGCGACAACTGGCTCGCCACCCCCGCCCAGGTCGGGAACTACGGCCGCACCGTCGGCATTCTGTCCGCCTCGCTGATCGGCCGGCGCGTCATCGAACTGCTGCGGCCCTACGACCTGCCGGTGCTGCTCCACGATCCGTACGTCTCGGCCTCGGAGGCCGCCGCGCTCGGCGTACGGCCCGTCGGCCTCGGCGAACTGTTCGCACACAGCGATGTGGTGAGCGTCCACACCCCGCTGCTGCCGGCCACCCGCGGGCTCGTCAGCCGTGAACTGCTCATGGCCATGCGCCCGGACGGTGTGCTCATCAACACCTCGCGGGGCGCCGTCGTCGACCAGGACGCGCTCGTGGACGTACTCCGCCGGGACCGGATCCGGGCGGTCCTGGACGTCACGGAGCCCGACACCCTGCCCCCCGCGCACCCCCTCTGGGAGTGCGACAACGTCACCCTCACCCCCCATCTCGCGGGCTCGCAGGGCAATGAGTGGCGGCGGCTGGTCGATCTGGCGGTCGGCGAGGCAGACCGCTGGGCCGCGGGCGACGGATTCGCCCATCCCGTACGACGCGAAAGGCTGGCATTCCTCGCATGA
- a CDS encoding carbohydrate ABC transporter permease, with amino-acid sequence MTSPLTTPASTPLTPTAHPTRTPSAAAPARATRRSARRRELGACGALMTPFFLLLVTVFLIPVGTAVWLSFFGDDQPGLGFGPERTVFVGLRSYTAVLSDPTFLGGLGTVVLYCLIYIPLMVIGALALALLLDSGVVRLRSWAQLGLFLPHAVPGIIAAVIWLYLYTPGLSPVIDLFAEADITIDFLGVHTVVPSIVNIALWSNLGYNMVVFYAALQAVPCEVIEASVVDGAGPVRTALQVKTPLVRSSIVMVAMFTLIFALQLFTEPMLLSQATPVINSRFSPSMYIYDAAFTRNNYGLAAAASVVLLICTIALSYGVTRWTNRSNAPEEDAR; translated from the coding sequence ATGACCAGCCCCCTCACCACGCCCGCTTCCACTCCCCTGACCCCCACCGCGCACCCGACGCGCACCCCGTCGGCCGCCGCGCCGGCGCGCGCCACGCGCAGGTCTGCCAGGCGCCGTGAACTCGGCGCGTGCGGCGCCCTGATGACCCCGTTCTTCCTTCTCCTGGTGACGGTCTTCCTGATCCCCGTCGGGACGGCCGTATGGCTCAGCTTCTTCGGCGACGACCAGCCGGGGCTCGGCTTCGGCCCCGAGCGCACGGTCTTCGTCGGACTGCGCAGCTACACCGCCGTGCTGAGCGACCCGACGTTCCTCGGCGGGCTCGGCACCGTCGTCCTGTACTGCCTGATCTACATCCCGCTGATGGTGATCGGCGCACTCGCACTCGCGCTCCTGCTGGACTCCGGCGTGGTACGGCTGCGGTCCTGGGCCCAGCTCGGACTGTTCCTGCCGCATGCGGTGCCCGGCATCATCGCCGCCGTCATCTGGCTGTACCTGTACACGCCGGGACTGAGCCCGGTGATCGACCTGTTCGCCGAGGCCGACATCACCATCGACTTCCTCGGTGTGCACACCGTCGTGCCGTCGATCGTGAACATCGCCCTGTGGAGCAACCTCGGCTACAACATGGTCGTCTTCTACGCCGCCCTGCAGGCCGTGCCGTGCGAGGTCATCGAGGCATCGGTGGTCGACGGCGCCGGACCGGTCCGTACGGCACTCCAGGTCAAGACCCCTCTGGTGCGTTCGTCGATCGTGATGGTCGCCATGTTCACCCTGATCTTCGCCCTGCAGCTGTTCACCGAGCCGATGCTGCTCAGCCAGGCCACGCCGGTGATCAACTCGCGGTTCTCGCCCAGCATGTACATCTACGACGCCGCGTTCACCCGTAACAACTACGGCCTCGCCGCGGCCGCCTCGGTGGTCCTGCTCATCTGCACGATCGCCCTCTCCTACGGCGTCACCCGCTGGACCAACCGCTCCAACGCCCCCGAGGAGGACGCCCGATGA
- a CDS encoding carbohydrate ABC transporter permease — MSTTTSAAALRPRLLGRSVVNLVVGISVLYTLLPVLWLVLAASKDRDALFGSDVLSLDHFSFAQNLKDLFAMDGGLYGRWYGNSLLYAVLGAALGALVSIACGYAFDKYRFAHKEKLFALVLAAVMVPQTVLALPLYLMASGTGLVNTFWSVFIPVLFNPFGVYLGRIFSQGYVPDEVLEAARVDGAGELTTYFRVALRMLGPGLVTVFLFQLTAIWNNFFLPMVMLSDQHLYPVSLGLYTWNSSATVSPEYYPAVIMGSLLAVLPLILAFALLQRFWKSGLTAGAVK, encoded by the coding sequence ATGAGCACCACCACCAGCGCCGCCGCCCTGCGGCCCCGGCTCCTCGGCCGCTCCGTCGTCAATCTCGTCGTCGGCATCTCGGTGCTGTACACACTGCTGCCCGTGCTGTGGCTGGTGCTCGCCGCGTCCAAGGACCGCGATGCCCTGTTCGGCAGCGATGTGCTGTCGCTGGACCACTTCTCCTTCGCGCAGAACCTCAAGGACCTGTTCGCGATGGACGGCGGACTGTACGGGCGGTGGTACGGCAACAGCCTGCTGTACGCGGTCCTCGGCGCCGCACTCGGCGCGCTGGTGAGCATCGCCTGCGGGTACGCCTTCGACAAGTACCGTTTCGCGCACAAGGAAAAGCTGTTCGCCCTGGTGCTGGCGGCGGTGATGGTGCCGCAGACCGTGCTCGCGCTGCCGCTGTATCTGATGGCGTCAGGCACCGGTCTGGTCAACACCTTCTGGTCCGTCTTCATCCCCGTGCTCTTCAATCCGTTCGGTGTCTATCTCGGCCGGATATTCAGCCAGGGATACGTTCCGGACGAGGTGCTGGAGGCGGCGCGGGTGGACGGTGCCGGCGAGCTGACCACGTACTTCCGGGTGGCCCTGCGCATGCTGGGGCCGGGCCTGGTCACCGTCTTCCTCTTCCAGCTCACCGCGATCTGGAACAACTTCTTCCTGCCCATGGTGATGCTCTCCGACCAGCACCTGTATCCGGTCAGTCTCGGGCTCTACACCTGGAACAGTTCCGCCACCGTGTCCCCCGAGTACTACCCCGCCGTGATCATGGGGTCGCTGCTCGCGGTCCTGCCGCTGATCCTCGCCTTCGCCCTGCTCCAGCGGTTCTGGAAGTCGGGACTCACCGCGGGCGCCGTCAAGTAG
- a CDS encoding FadR/GntR family transcriptional regulator, whose product MPVEWQPVRQSRTHELVLQSIEQRVFAGELRAGDRLPPERELAPVLGVSRSALREALRVLETIGVLVAQPGRGPDSGARIVRNPDDALGRLLRLHFALGSYSLHDVLEARVVLERSSFEAAARHASAEDLDEAETLLVRMGEPDVEASEFNDLDTRFHVHMARSSGNELTSTLTSAVRESVRPLILRALEGAEDWPGTAAALNAEHTELLRLVRAGKGAKAADLVEQHIRSLHGTLVDEGSDRS is encoded by the coding sequence ATGCCTGTCGAGTGGCAACCCGTACGGCAGTCCCGTACGCATGAACTCGTGCTCCAGAGCATCGAGCAGCGGGTGTTCGCAGGTGAGCTCAGGGCCGGTGACCGGCTGCCGCCGGAGCGCGAGCTGGCGCCGGTTCTCGGGGTCAGCCGGTCCGCGCTGCGTGAGGCCCTCAGGGTGCTGGAGACCATCGGTGTGCTGGTCGCCCAGCCGGGCCGGGGCCCGGATTCCGGGGCGCGGATCGTACGCAATCCGGACGATGCCCTCGGCCGGTTGCTGCGACTGCACTTCGCCCTCGGCAGCTACAGCCTCCACGACGTCCTCGAAGCGCGCGTCGTGCTGGAGCGGTCCAGCTTCGAGGCGGCCGCGCGGCACGCATCGGCGGAGGATCTCGACGAGGCGGAGACCCTTCTCGTACGGATGGGGGAGCCTGATGTCGAGGCGTCCGAGTTCAATGACCTGGACACCCGGTTTCATGTGCACATGGCCCGCAGCTCCGGCAATGAACTGACCTCCACGCTCACCTCCGCCGTGCGCGAGTCGGTGCGCCCGCTGATCCTGCGGGCCCTGGAAGGCGCCGAGGACTGGCCGGGCACGGCCGCCGCGCTCAACGCGGAACACACCGAACTGCTGCGACTGGTACGCGCGGGCAAGGGCGCGAAGGCCGCCGATCTGGTCGAGCAGCACATCCGCAGCCTCCACGGCACGCTGGTCGACGAGGGCTCCGACCGGTCGTAA
- a CDS encoding ABC transporter substrate-binding protein: MPGRQSRRSVLATIAALPLTGALSACSGSGGPSGAGSTSNTAGKNAKRSTHITFWSALRGSQEVVDAFNRTHDTVQVDFQQIPTGGQGGYAKLSNAARAGNAPDVATIEYPQVPGFAIDGVAREITDMVSDGLRAKLLPQALGLTTFEKRVFSVPLDVEPMVLHYRTDLFEQYGLEVPRTWDEFEDLARTVRRKAPGRRLATFATDGAPQFAAYAWQAGAQWFDTRAGAWNVSLADEPSRRVAAYWQRLIDQDLVFMNAVDSRQYDAQVSNGLVLTRLSGAWDAGAQMNARPGQKGKWAIAPLPQWNASDSALGTHGGSTFAVTAQSSHPEAAMEFIEWQVSHPDALRARLSSGTSSQYPAAPDLVAVGREAFDRSYYSGQDIYTLFEQEAHRIRDGWTWGPRMSASQKVMQDGFARVGGGQGSLIDVVRATQRGTMPDLKALGLATTEHSS; this comes from the coding sequence ATGCCCGGTCGACAGAGTCGTCGATCCGTGCTCGCCACGATCGCCGCCCTGCCTCTGACAGGCGCGCTCAGCGCCTGCAGCGGCAGCGGCGGACCATCAGGGGCGGGAAGCACGAGCAACACAGCCGGAAAGAACGCGAAGCGCTCCACGCACATCACCTTCTGGTCCGCTCTGCGCGGCAGCCAGGAGGTCGTGGACGCGTTCAATCGCACGCACGACACCGTCCAGGTCGACTTCCAGCAGATCCCCACCGGCGGTCAGGGCGGCTACGCGAAGCTCAGCAACGCCGCACGGGCGGGCAACGCACCGGATGTCGCGACGATCGAGTACCCCCAGGTGCCCGGCTTCGCCATCGACGGAGTCGCCCGTGAGATCACCGACATGGTCAGCGACGGTCTGCGCGCCAAGCTGCTGCCGCAGGCCCTCGGCCTGACCACCTTCGAGAAGCGCGTCTTCAGCGTTCCGCTGGATGTAGAGCCGATGGTGCTGCACTACCGCACCGACCTCTTCGAGCAGTACGGGCTCGAAGTCCCGCGCACCTGGGACGAGTTCGAGGACCTGGCCCGCACCGTGCGCCGCAAGGCCCCCGGCCGCAGGCTGGCCACCTTCGCCACGGACGGCGCCCCGCAGTTCGCCGCGTACGCCTGGCAGGCCGGCGCCCAGTGGTTCGACACCCGGGCGGGCGCCTGGAACGTGTCGCTCGCCGACGAACCCAGCCGCCGCGTCGCCGCGTACTGGCAGCGGCTCATCGACCAGGACCTGGTCTTCATGAACGCGGTCGACAGCCGCCAGTACGACGCCCAGGTCAGCAACGGTCTGGTCCTCACCCGGCTCAGCGGCGCATGGGACGCCGGGGCGCAGATGAACGCCAGGCCCGGGCAGAAGGGCAAGTGGGCCATCGCGCCCCTGCCCCAGTGGAACGCGTCCGACTCCGCGCTCGGCACCCACGGCGGGTCCACCTTCGCGGTCACCGCCCAGAGCAGCCACCCGGAGGCCGCGATGGAGTTCATCGAGTGGCAGGTGTCGCACCCCGACGCGCTGCGCGCCAGGCTCTCCAGCGGCACCAGCAGCCAGTATCCGGCCGCCCCGGATCTCGTCGCCGTGGGCCGCGAGGCCTTCGACCGCAGCTACTACAGCGGCCAGGACATCTACACGCTCTTCGAGCAGGAGGCGCACAGGATCAGGGACGGCTGGACCTGGGGACCGCGGATGTCCGCCTCCCAGAAGGTGATGCAGGACGGCTTCGCCCGGGTGGGCGGCGGCCAGGGCTCGCTGATCGATGTCGTGCGCGCGACGCAGCGGGGCACCATGCCGGACCTCAAGGCGCTGGGGCTCGCCACCACCGAGCACAGCAGCTGA